A DNA window from Lagenorhynchus albirostris chromosome 5, mLagAlb1.1, whole genome shotgun sequence contains the following coding sequences:
- the LOC132521004 gene encoding spindlin-1, which produces MKTPFGKTPGQRSRADAGHAGVSASMMKKRTSHKKHRSSVGPSKPVSQPRRNIVGCRIQHGWKEGNGPITQWKGTVLDQVPVNPSLYLIKYDGFDCVYGLELNKDERVSALEVLPDRVATSRISDAHLADTMIGKAVEHMFETEDGSKDEWRGMVLARAPIMNTWFYITYEKDPVLYMYQLLDDYKEGDLRIMPDSNDSPPAEREPGEVVDSLVGKQVEYAKEDGSKRTGMVIHQVEAKPSVYFIKFDDDFHIYVYDLVKTS; this is translated from the coding sequence atgaaGACCCCATTCGGGAAGACACCTGGCCAGCGGTCCAGAGCTGATGCAGGCCATGCTGGTGTATCTGCAAGCATGATGAAGAAACGGACATCCCACAAAAAACATCGGAGCAGTGTGGGGCCGAGCAAACCTGTTTCCCAGCCCCGGCGGAACATCGTAGGCTGCAGGATTCAGCATGGGTGGAAAGAGGGGAATGGCCCCATCACCCAGTGGAAAGGAACCGTTCTGGACCAGGTGCCTGTAAATCCTTCTTTGTATCTTATAAAATACGATGGATTTGACTGTGTTTATGGACTAGAACTTAATAAAGATGAAAGAGTTTCTGCGCTTGAAGTCCTCCCTGATAGAGTTGCAACATCTCGAATCAGTGATGCACACCTAGCCGACACAATGATTGGCAAAGCAGTGGAACACATGTTTGAGACCGAGGATGGCTCTAAAGACGAGTGGAGGGGAATGGTCTTAGCACGCGCCCCTATAATGAACACATGGTTTTACATCACCTATGAAAAAGATCCTGTCTTGTACATGTACCAGCTCTTAGATGATTATAAAGAAGGCGACCTTCGCATTATGCCCGATTCTAATGATTCACCTCCAGCAGAAAGGGAACCAGGAGAAGTTGTGGACAGCCTGGTAGGCAAACAAGTGGAATATGCCAAAGAAGATGGCTCTAAAAGGACTGGCATGGTCATTCATCAAGTAGAAGCCAAACCGTCTGTCTATTTCATCAAGTTTGATGATGATTTCCATATTTATGTCTACGATTTGGTGAAAACATCCTAG